A genomic segment from Desulfomicrobium macestii encodes:
- a CDS encoding Cas10/Cmr2 second palm domain-containing protein: protein MQRYLCYDVKGIQSFIFKIPKLKYIIGGSALIDRFDKITMPGFHNANTQLIFAGGGKGTFLCKDEQILNDLKSKIIAKAHGIGLDIRFGENEDFSQASQHADEIFSFVPVMNNGRPCPISGLYPVSDDRPHPVLNKRLYERGEKIYRHFENKLLKDILLPGIPNENLEFFHNVDDDDGLDGLAGAKALGNRNRWAIISMDGNDMGMQFRHQVSKDNPKRLSTQELQRWIREMSYALDLCTCKAATAAIQRVVSEWADSDQGKETVKTGKDVVLPVRPLLVGGDDIVVLCHCSYAMTFVKEAMRIFELTSAESPHLWPATNGRLTITAGVLYAPVSLPLHTAIPYSETLLASAKTRGRKKGIKNEASPACIDWEQITDTLVDSPAAKRQRELLFEDEELDRIVKLTCRPCTMDEYHDIESVARKYERVPTTVRHKILPALSKPYAERLAFYAECKKNHGDTIFKDLKEFDARKPGNSWFLSPDKKEQSTNIIDALMLLEEEGRMQKETV, encoded by the coding sequence ATGCAGAGATATCTATGTTATGATGTAAAAGGAATTCAGTCATTTATATTTAAAATCCCCAAATTGAAATATATTATTGGCGGCTCTGCCCTCATTGATCGTTTTGACAAGATAACCATGCCTGGCTTTCACAATGCAAATACGCAACTCATTTTCGCTGGAGGCGGCAAGGGAACTTTTCTCTGCAAAGACGAACAAATTTTGAACGATCTGAAGTCAAAGATCATAGCAAAGGCGCACGGTATTGGGCTCGATATACGGTTTGGCGAAAATGAAGATTTCAGCCAGGCATCCCAACATGCTGACGAGATCTTCTCTTTTGTTCCAGTCATGAACAATGGTCGCCCTTGCCCGATAAGTGGTTTGTACCCGGTTTCAGACGACAGACCCCATCCGGTGCTTAATAAACGACTCTACGAACGGGGGGAAAAGATTTACCGCCATTTCGAGAACAAGCTTCTCAAGGATATCTTGCTCCCTGGAATTCCTAATGAAAATCTGGAATTTTTCCATAATGTCGATGACGACGACGGACTGGACGGCTTGGCTGGCGCAAAAGCCTTGGGCAATCGCAACCGCTGGGCAATCATTTCCATGGATGGAAACGACATGGGAATGCAGTTCAGACACCAAGTAAGCAAGGACAATCCAAAGAGGCTATCCACCCAGGAACTGCAGCGATGGATACGTGAAATGAGTTACGCCCTGGATCTTTGTACGTGCAAAGCCGCGACAGCGGCCATTCAACGAGTGGTTTCGGAATGGGCCGATTCAGACCAGGGCAAGGAAACGGTGAAGACAGGGAAGGATGTCGTCCTCCCTGTCCGTCCATTGCTGGTCGGGGGGGATGACATCGTTGTTCTCTGTCACTGCTCGTACGCTATGACCTTTGTGAAAGAAGCAATGCGAATTTTTGAACTGACCAGCGCAGAATCTCCGCACCTTTGGCCTGCGACCAATGGTAGACTGACTATTACTGCAGGAGTTCTCTACGCACCTGTCAGTCTGCCGCTACATACGGCGATTCCATACTCTGAAACGTTATTGGCGAGTGCAAAAACACGAGGCCGCAAAAAGGGAATCAAGAACGAGGCCTCGCCTGCCTGTATCGATTGGGAACAGATCACAGACACCCTAGTCGATAGCCCTGCAGCAAAAAGGCAACGTGAATTGCTGTTTGAAGACGAAGAATTGGACCGCATCGTCAAGTTGACCTGCCGACCGTGTACTATGGATGAATATCACGACATTGAGTCGGTTGCCCGAAAATACGAACGGGTGCCGACAACTGTGCGACACAAAATTTTACCCGCCCTCTCAAAACCTTATGCCGAACGTCTGGCATTTTACGCAGAGTGCAAGAAAAACCATGGGGATACAATTTTTAAGGACCTCAAAGAATTTGACGCTCGAAAGCCAGGCAACTCATGGTTTCTCTCCCCCGACAAAAAAGAGCAGTCGACCAACATCATCGATGCCCTCATGCTTCTTGAAGAAGAAGGCCGCATGCAAAAGGAGACCGTCTGA
- a CDS encoding RAMP superfamily CRISPR-associated protein: MSTINFTIKLTSDGEPACGLGTSLTDSLLPRDVERNVIIPASHLKGLMRENLENLVDEFIPETILDTLFGAEGLSGGALFHLDDAVADKASVIDISRTALNEFGTADQGSLRTSEAVSTGTEFKGSIHFRTGLTDEYVQLLKLGLLSIFAVGGNRNRGAGACFVSIPAENKTPGQILRTLAKVTDWKSIPAFHPQKIQLRTDSNRPVMLKLVFRAQNPICVPETPIIQNNMIKSGFTIPASAVQGAILHRLNNVSTEVATACYEDVNFRAWPLNPTDSEGSLSIKVSFTHKLSKLTDNQGMFHFEDEMIRPYEWDKIPPNSPLKSADGALLYNSGKVRLWKSSDMPRVITAHGVINGDRKGGQKRNLYTIEAMAPMTFTGIVSMPESAAELLKQSLEDNPFVTLGKSRSVRGGGLLSAYSMPMESIDLFKRPANIFIVQSPLLVPDDEMNKPFAQIIKKLAHEHGFGEVEDSSGAISTLFGWNSTVHKGLLGAVAVINTGSVFRVSKPVTELEKILVAGVGKGRERGLGAVMPHPGIAEALFPDPPRPKKMKKIKNFAQEGFALWEKAKASQLSASQISRVRELTRLNSKNALAYLERQRTDRPESIWQRWKDVVLEMEKGISADAAYYCQVLKVCQDLLVADKGE; encoded by the coding sequence ATGAGCACAATCAACTTCACCATAAAACTCACTTCCGATGGTGAACCGGCGTGTGGTTTGGGCACAAGCCTGACCGATTCACTTTTGCCCAGGGATGTTGAACGGAATGTCATTATTCCGGCATCACACCTGAAAGGGCTTATGCGTGAGAACCTCGAAAATCTTGTGGACGAGTTCATTCCCGAAACTATTCTGGACACGCTCTTCGGTGCCGAGGGACTCAGTGGAGGGGCTCTTTTTCATCTTGATGACGCAGTGGCGGACAAAGCATCGGTCATCGACATCTCGCGAACAGCACTTAATGAATTCGGTACTGCAGATCAGGGCTCACTGCGCACAAGCGAAGCCGTATCTACAGGAACGGAGTTCAAGGGCAGTATTCATTTCCGAACTGGTTTGACAGATGAATATGTGCAACTCTTGAAACTTGGCCTCCTGTCGATTTTTGCGGTTGGCGGAAACAGGAATCGTGGTGCAGGTGCGTGCTTTGTCTCCATACCAGCAGAAAACAAAACTCCCGGCCAAATATTGCGGACATTGGCCAAAGTCACTGACTGGAAGTCTATCCCGGCTTTCCACCCACAAAAAATTCAACTTCGCACGGATTCAAACCGTCCGGTAATGCTCAAGCTTGTGTTTAGGGCTCAGAATCCAATCTGTGTGCCTGAAACTCCCATTATACAAAACAACATGATCAAGTCCGGTTTTACGATCCCGGCCAGCGCCGTCCAAGGCGCGATTCTGCATCGTCTGAATAATGTTTCCACAGAAGTCGCCACAGCTTGTTATGAAGATGTCAATTTCAGGGCGTGGCCACTCAATCCCACTGATTCCGAAGGATCACTTTCCATCAAAGTTTCTTTTACACACAAACTGAGCAAACTGACAGACAATCAGGGCATGTTCCATTTTGAAGACGAGATGATTCGTCCTTATGAATGGGACAAGATTCCGCCGAATTCTCCCTTGAAATCTGCCGACGGCGCTCTTTTGTACAATTCTGGAAAGGTACGTCTTTGGAAGTCATCAGATATGCCCAGGGTGATTACCGCACACGGGGTCATCAATGGAGACAGAAAAGGCGGCCAAAAACGTAATCTCTACACAATCGAAGCCATGGCTCCAATGACGTTCACGGGCATAGTCTCCATGCCGGAATCGGCGGCAGAATTGCTCAAGCAGAGTTTGGAAGACAACCCGTTTGTCACCTTGGGAAAATCTAGATCTGTTCGAGGCGGCGGCCTGCTTTCAGCGTACAGCATGCCTATGGAATCCATCGACTTGTTCAAAAGACCGGCAAATATTTTTATTGTTCAGTCTCCTTTGTTAGTTCCCGACGACGAAATGAACAAACCATTTGCGCAGATCATAAAGAAACTGGCTCATGAGCATGGTTTTGGAGAAGTCGAGGACTCAAGTGGAGCAATCTCGACACTGTTTGGATGGAACAGCACTGTACACAAAGGACTCTTGGGAGCGGTCGCGGTGATCAATACCGGGTCGGTATTCCGTGTAAGTAAACCTGTTACAGAACTGGAAAAAATCCTGGTGGCAGGAGTTGGAAAAGGTCGCGAGAGAGGTCTCGGAGCGGTCATGCCTCATCCTGGCATTGCCGAGGCTCTGTTCCCTGATCCTCCACGGCCCAAAAAAATGAAGAAGATCAAAAACTTCGCCCAAGAAGGCTTCGCCCTTTGGGAAAAAGCCAAGGCCAGTCAACTTTCTGCCAGCCAGATCTCCAGGGTCCGTGAGTTGACGCGCCTTAATAGCAAAAATGCACTCGCGTATCTGGAACGGCAACGGACTGACCGGCCGGAAAGCATCTGGCAACGCTGGAAGGACGTTGTCCTGGAGATGGAGAAAGGGATTAGCGCTGACGCAGCATATTATTGTCAGGTACTCAAAGTGTGCCAGGACCTGCTCGTTGCGGACAAGGGGGAGTGA
- the cas6 gene encoding CRISPR system precrRNA processing endoribonuclease RAMP protein Cas6 — translation MLYGRYDFRAIFKENAVLPEFKGSTFRGGFGWALKSVSCSMTTRECGSCLLRTRCLYPTMFEPQSGMSPELHGTAQHPYCISPPLDRKRHYERGEAFDFSLLLFGQANHYLPYFIYAFEKMGQSGIGRGEEGPRARYVIQQMKMDGRALYDGRDGRMTAEPIVRDLNFESLPDTVLTDAHGVEVSWATPLRIKRDNRLAGDLPFHVLIRSLLRRMSGLFSSFGNGEPDLDYRGLVDRAEAVTIQHSRLAWLENKRFSSRQDQEMLLGGLTGYCSYKGRIKEFLPLLEMGRILRVGKQTTFGLGQMEYRVN, via the coding sequence ATGCTTTACGGGCGCTACGATTTTCGGGCCATATTCAAGGAGAACGCAGTCCTGCCGGAGTTCAAGGGATCAACCTTTCGCGGGGGATTCGGCTGGGCGCTAAAGAGCGTCAGCTGCTCCATGACCACCCGCGAATGCGGGTCTTGCCTGCTGCGAACGCGCTGTCTGTACCCCACCATGTTCGAACCGCAGAGCGGCATGTCTCCAGAGCTTCACGGGACAGCCCAGCATCCCTACTGTATATCGCCTCCGTTGGACCGAAAGCGCCATTACGAACGAGGCGAAGCCTTCGACTTTTCCCTGCTACTGTTCGGCCAAGCAAACCACTATCTCCCCTACTTCATCTACGCCTTCGAAAAGATGGGGCAGTCAGGGATCGGCAGGGGCGAGGAAGGGCCACGAGCCAGATACGTCATACAGCAGATGAAAATGGACGGCCGCGCTCTCTATGATGGGCGTGATGGACGCATGACGGCGGAACCGATTGTCCGGGATCTCAACTTTGAATCACTTCCGGACACCGTCCTTACGGATGCGCATGGAGTTGAGGTCTCATGGGCGACCCCGCTTCGGATCAAGAGAGACAATCGTCTCGCTGGCGACCTCCCCTTCCACGTCCTGATCAGGAGCCTGCTCCGCAGAATGTCGGGCCTGTTTTCCAGTTTCGGCAACGGCGAACCGGACCTTGATTACAGAGGCCTCGTGGATCGTGCCGAAGCGGTGACAATTCAACACAGCCGACTGGCCTGGCTCGAGAACAAGCGTTTTTCCAGCCGCCAGGACCAAGAGATGCTCCTCGGCGGCCTGACCGGCTATTGTTCCTACAAGGGAAGAATAAAAGAATTCCTGCCACTGCTGGAGATGGGACGCATCCTGCGCGTGGGCAAGCAGACGACTTTCGGGCTGGGGCAGATGGAATATCGAGTGAATTAA